The Lentzea guizhouensis genome contains a region encoding:
- a CDS encoding protein kinase family protein: MSSGVHAALVPGGVIGNGRYRLLAKSGADARSSAELWRARDGQLNRDVALTILLGDLADNDAAARARRTVERAMHAASFTHPGVSRVIDVLTPGTGIRPDEGILGMVVAEWTQGTDLMDLIAEGPLPAGVATRLLEPLGAAIEGAHHAGLVLGADHPQRIRVTSDGRLRLAFPGPRPDAIARDDVKGLGAILYLLLTGRWALPGGPDNVPLAPTGPDGSVIAPNALHPYLPHELSSVAVRSLEDTSVGGIRTSAAILQVLDQIAAEEAETSLIPAVGASSSSKDDDEVVWTTQRPVQDKQQKKKLWISVGVLAAATVAVIVWLSVQIVGFFSDEPSKGGGPTVVINQPGSNGQTPQAPVPAGPVQPGRIGVYDVTNQPDNANQASRAVDNNATTFWRSDNYFQQFPALKPGIGLMASFAEPVRLASITITSPSEKTHVQIRLASSIDAPLEETKIIGEGDLSNGQTQIQLGEHEPTAHILIWITQLSSPGAGKNQSEIREILYTRAQ, translated from the coding sequence GTGAGTAGCGGAGTCCACGCCGCGCTGGTCCCCGGCGGTGTCATCGGCAACGGCCGGTACCGGCTGCTCGCGAAATCCGGCGCCGACGCCAGATCCAGCGCGGAACTGTGGCGCGCCCGTGACGGTCAGCTCAACCGGGACGTGGCGCTGACGATCCTGCTCGGCGACCTCGCGGACAACGACGCCGCCGCCCGTGCCCGCCGCACGGTCGAACGCGCCATGCACGCGGCGTCGTTCACCCACCCCGGCGTGTCGCGGGTGATCGACGTGCTGACGCCGGGCACCGGCATCCGGCCGGACGAGGGCATCCTCGGCATGGTCGTGGCCGAGTGGACCCAGGGCACCGACCTGATGGACCTCATCGCGGAGGGCCCGCTGCCCGCGGGCGTCGCGACCCGCCTGCTCGAACCGCTGGGCGCCGCCATCGAGGGCGCGCACCACGCCGGTCTCGTGCTGGGCGCCGACCACCCGCAGCGCATCCGGGTCACCTCGGACGGCCGGCTGCGCCTCGCGTTCCCCGGCCCCCGCCCGGACGCGATCGCGCGCGACGACGTCAAGGGCCTGGGCGCGATCCTGTACCTGCTGCTCACCGGCCGCTGGGCGCTGCCGGGCGGACCCGACAACGTGCCGCTCGCCCCGACCGGCCCCGACGGCTCCGTGATCGCCCCGAACGCGTTGCACCCGTACCTGCCGCACGAGCTGTCGTCGGTCGCGGTGCGGTCGCTGGAGGACACGTCGGTGGGTGGCATCCGCACGTCCGCGGCGATCCTGCAGGTGCTCGACCAGATCGCGGCGGAAGAGGCCGAGACCTCGCTGATCCCGGCCGTGGGCGCGTCCTCCTCGTCGAAGGACGACGACGAGGTCGTGTGGACGACCCAGCGCCCGGTGCAGGACAAGCAGCAGAAGAAGAAGCTGTGGATCAGCGTCGGTGTGCTCGCGGCCGCGACGGTGGCCGTGATCGTGTGGCTGAGCGTGCAGATCGTCGGCTTCTTCAGCGACGAGCCGTCCAAGGGCGGCGGGCCGACCGTGGTGATCAACCAGCCCGGCTCGAACGGTCAGACCCCGCAGGCGCCGGTGCCGGCGGGTCCGGTGCAGCCGGGGCGGATCGGCGTCTACGACGTGACGAACCAGCCCGACAACGCGAACCAGGCGAGCCGCGCGGTCGACAACAACGCGACCACGTTCTGGCGGTCGGACAACTACTTCCAGCAGTTCCCGGCGCTGAAGCCGGGCATCGGGCTGATGGCGTCGTTCGCGGAGCCGGTGCGGCTGGCGTCGATCACCATCACCTCGCCGAGCGAGAAGACCCACGTGCAGATCCGGCTGGCGTCGTCGATCGACGCGCCGCTGGAGGAGACCAAGATCATCGGTGAGGGCGACCTGTCCAACGGGCAGACGCAGATCCAGCTCGGCGAGCACGAGCCGACCGCGCACATCCTCATCTGGATCACCCAGCTGTCGAGTCCCGGCGCCGGCAAGAACCAGTCGGAGATCCGAGAGATCCTCTACACCCGCGCGCAGTGA
- a CDS encoding ParB/RepB/Spo0J family partition protein produces MTEQRKGGLGRGLAALIPQGPPPGAPSTIKPAVAGNGAKAMQQSPVGDVAGAVYREIAVTAIRTNPKQPRQVFDPDAINELSFSIKEFGLMQPIVVRELTSDTYELVMGERRWRATQQAGLKTIPAIVRQTADDVMLRDALLENIHRVQLNPLEEAAAYQQLLEEFGVTHEELADRIGRSRPVVTNTIRLLKLPLPVQRRVAAGVLSAGHARALLSLDDAGAQEDLAAKIVAEGMSVRATEEAVTLAKNEKPAKAKQAPRKQLHAPGLQELAERLSDSFDTRVKVELGQRKGRIVVEFGSVDDLERIVGLMNSNPTIRTSK; encoded by the coding sequence ATGACGGAACAGCGCAAGGGCGGACTCGGGCGCGGCCTGGCCGCATTGATCCCGCAGGGTCCTCCGCCCGGTGCGCCCAGCACCATCAAGCCCGCGGTCGCGGGCAACGGTGCCAAGGCCATGCAGCAGTCCCCCGTCGGCGACGTGGCGGGCGCGGTGTACCGGGAGATCGCGGTCACCGCGATCAGGACCAACCCGAAGCAGCCGCGCCAGGTGTTCGACCCGGATGCGATCAACGAGCTGTCGTTCTCCATCAAGGAGTTCGGGCTCATGCAGCCGATCGTGGTCCGGGAGCTGACCTCCGACACCTACGAGCTCGTCATGGGCGAGCGCCGGTGGCGGGCCACCCAGCAGGCCGGGCTCAAGACCATCCCGGCGATCGTGCGGCAGACCGCCGACGACGTGATGCTCCGCGACGCGCTGCTGGAGAACATCCACCGCGTCCAGCTCAACCCGCTCGAAGAGGCGGCGGCCTACCAGCAGCTGCTGGAGGAGTTCGGGGTCACGCACGAGGAGCTCGCCGACCGCATCGGCCGCAGCCGTCCCGTCGTCACGAACACCATCCGGCTCCTCAAGCTGCCCCTCCCCGTGCAGCGGCGGGTGGCGGCGGGCGTGCTCAGCGCCGGCCACGCGCGGGCGTTGCTCAGCCTCGACGACGCCGGTGCGCAGGAGGACCTCGCCGCCAAGATCGTCGCCGAGGGCATGTCGGTCCGCGCGACCGAGGAGGCGGTGACGCTCGCCAAGAACGAGAAGCCGGCCAAGGCCAAGCAAGCTCCGCGCAAGCAGCTGCACGCGCCGGGGTTGCAGGAGCTCGCCGAGCGCCTCTCCGACAGCTTCGACACCCGCGTGAAGGTCGAACTGGGGCAGCGGAAGGGCCGAATTGTGGTCGAGTTCGGGTCAGTTGACGATCTTGAGCGCATCGTCGGGCTGATGAACTCAAATCCGACAATTCGGACTTCGAAGTAG
- a CDS encoding PLP-dependent aminotransferase family protein: MTMPGQPAKQGPRSLDPHLRRYAARTAGMTASEIRALFAVASRPEVVSLAGGMPHLAALPLESLSAEIGQLVASEGLVALQYGSAHGVPLLREQICDVMALEDIKGHPDDVVVTVGSQMGLDMVTRIFCDPGDVVIAEGPSYVGALGSFTAYQAQVVHVAMDAEGLVPSLLREALEACRQAGKRVKFLYTIPNFHNPAGVTLAVSRRAEILEICRTYGVLVVEDNPYGLLGFDGQTYPALRSMDPDNVVYLGSFSKTFAAGLRVGWVLAPHAVREKLVLAAESATLCPPTLNQMIVSRYLSTQDWKGQIKTYREAYRERRDAAISALEQHMPQGSTWNIPDGGFYVWVTVPEGIDTKAMLPRAVTARVAYASGTGFYADGFGSRQLRISYCYPTPERIREGVRRLANVIEEEMQLAATFGATPGRQLSGPQAPSPDTA, encoded by the coding sequence ATGACGATGCCCGGACAGCCCGCGAAGCAGGGCCCCAGAAGCCTTGACCCCCACCTCCGCCGCTACGCAGCGCGCACGGCAGGGATGACGGCATCGGAGATCCGGGCACTTTTCGCAGTCGCATCCCGTCCCGAGGTGGTCTCGCTGGCGGGCGGCATGCCGCACCTGGCCGCGTTGCCGCTCGAGTCGCTGTCGGCCGAGATCGGTCAGCTGGTGGCTTCCGAAGGGCTGGTGGCCCTGCAGTACGGCTCGGCGCACGGTGTTCCGTTGCTGCGTGAGCAGATCTGCGACGTGATGGCTCTGGAGGACATCAAGGGTCACCCGGACGACGTGGTGGTGACGGTCGGCTCGCAGATGGGCCTGGACATGGTCACCCGGATCTTCTGCGACCCCGGTGACGTGGTGATCGCGGAGGGGCCGTCGTACGTGGGGGCCCTCGGGTCGTTCACGGCCTACCAGGCCCAGGTCGTGCACGTGGCGATGGACGCCGAAGGGCTCGTGCCGTCGTTGCTGCGAGAGGCGCTGGAGGCTTGTCGTCAGGCTGGGAAGCGGGTCAAATTCCTCTACACGATCCCGAACTTCCACAACCCGGCCGGCGTGACGCTGGCGGTGTCGCGGCGCGCCGAGATCCTGGAGATCTGCCGCACCTACGGCGTCCTGGTGGTGGAGGACAACCCGTACGGGCTGCTCGGGTTCGACGGGCAGACCTACCCGGCGCTGCGGTCGATGGACCCGGACAACGTCGTGTACCTGGGGTCGTTCTCGAAGACGTTCGCCGCCGGGCTGCGGGTGGGCTGGGTGCTGGCGCCGCACGCGGTGCGCGAGAAGCTGGTGCTGGCGGCCGAGTCGGCCACGCTCTGCCCGCCGACGCTGAACCAGATGATCGTGTCCCGGTACCTGTCGACGCAGGACTGGAAGGGTCAGATCAAGACCTACCGGGAGGCGTACCGGGAACGCCGGGACGCGGCGATCTCGGCTCTCGAACAGCACATGCCGCAAGGTTCCACGTGGAACATTCCGGATGGCGGCTTCTACGTCTGGGTGACGGTGCCGGAGGGCATCGACACGAAGGCGATGCTGCCCCGTGCCGTGACCGCCCGCGTGGCGTACGCGTCCGGCACCGGTTTCTACGCGGACGGCTTCGGTTCCCGCCAGCTGCGCATCTCGTACTGCTACCCGACGCCGGAGCGCATCCGTGAGGGCGTTCGCCGCTTGGCGAACGTCATCGAAGAGGAGATGCAGCTCGCCGCGACGTTCGGAGCGACGCCGGGCCGTCAGCTGTCCGGTCCGCAGGCCCCGTCGCCCGACACCGCCTGA
- the trxA gene encoding thioredoxin produces MAGATVTVTDKSFADDVLTSEKPVLVDFWATWCGPCKMVAPVLEEIAAEHGEKLTIAKVDIDANPSIARDYQIMSVPTLILFQGGRPVKQIVGAKPKAALLNDLADVIG; encoded by the coding sequence ATGGCAGGCGCCACCGTCACGGTGACCGACAAGTCGTTCGCGGACGACGTGCTGACCAGCGAGAAGCCCGTGCTGGTCGACTTCTGGGCGACCTGGTGCGGCCCGTGCAAGATGGTTGCGCCGGTGCTGGAGGAGATCGCCGCCGAGCACGGCGAGAAGCTCACCATCGCCAAGGTCGACATCGACGCGAACCCGTCGATCGCCCGCGACTACCAGATCATGTCCGTGCCGACGCTGATCCTGTTCCAGGGCGGCCGTCCGGTGAAGCAGATCGTCGGCGCGAAGCCCAAGGCAGCGCTGCTGAACGACCTCGCCGACGTGATCGGCTGA
- a CDS encoding ParA family protein, with protein MSKPKPTNNGDDSAVVWTPIAEEAARAASVLHPDESLLPRPRHRRVITVANQKGGVGKTTSTVNLAAALAIHGLKTLVIDLDPQGNASTALSVEHRSGTPSVYEVLIGEISIAEAAQVSPTSPNLFCVPATIDLAGAEIELVSMVARESRLKEALSPEALDELQPDYVFIDCPPSLGLLTVNAMVAAQEALIPIQCEYYALEGLSQLLRNIELVQQHLNPDLGISTILLTMYDGRTKLADQVTSEVRSHFGDTVLRTVIPRSVKVSEAPGFGQTVLTYDPGSRGSMSYLDAAKEIAVRGAQEEGA; from the coding sequence CTGTCAAAGCCGAAGCCGACCAATAACGGAGATGACAGCGCCGTGGTGTGGACCCCGATTGCAGAAGAGGCGGCTCGTGCGGCAAGCGTGCTGCACCCTGACGAGTCCCTGCTCCCCCGTCCTAGGCACCGGCGGGTCATCACCGTCGCCAACCAGAAGGGTGGCGTCGGCAAGACGACGAGCACGGTGAACCTCGCCGCCGCGCTCGCCATCCACGGGCTCAAGACGCTCGTGATCGACCTCGACCCGCAGGGCAACGCCAGCACGGCGCTCTCGGTCGAGCACCGGTCCGGCACGCCGTCCGTGTACGAGGTGCTGATCGGTGAGATCTCCATCGCCGAGGCGGCTCAGGTCAGCCCGACGTCCCCGAACCTCTTCTGCGTGCCCGCGACGATCGACCTGGCCGGCGCCGAGATCGAGCTCGTGTCCATGGTCGCCCGCGAGTCGCGTCTCAAGGAGGCGCTGAGCCCGGAGGCGCTGGACGAGCTGCAGCCCGACTACGTCTTCATCGACTGCCCGCCGAGCCTCGGCCTGCTGACCGTCAACGCGATGGTGGCGGCCCAGGAGGCCCTCATCCCGATCCAGTGCGAGTACTACGCGCTGGAGGGGTTGAGCCAGCTGCTGCGCAACATCGAGCTCGTGCAGCAGCACCTCAACCCGGACCTCGGCATCTCCACGATCCTGCTGACGATGTACGACGGCCGCACCAAGCTCGCCGACCAGGTGACGAGCGAGGTGCGCAGCCACTTCGGTGACACGGTGCTCAGGACGGTGATCCCGCGCAGCGTGAAGGTCAGCGAGGCGCCAGGATTCGGGCAGACGGTGCTGACGTACGACCCCGGTTCGCGCGGGTCGATGAGCTACCTCGACGCCGCCAAGGAGATCGCGGTACGCGGGGCACAGGAGGAGGGCGCATGA
- a CDS encoding GNAT family N-acetyltransferase produces MSRRVVGVTLDNLEHLSKHSRTCVFWELAPHLREQAEEYGDTEFEKEAWVSSVLLEWGSCGRLIYCDGIPAGSVFYAPPAAVPRSAAFPTSPVSPDAVLMTSLHVLPEFRGGGLARVLVQAVAKDLTRRGVKAVEAFGDMRPDDDEPGCVTPAEFLTSVGFKTVRPHPRWPRLRLELRSAITWKEDVEAALERLLNSVTVSTAEPSFRPV; encoded by the coding sequence GTGTCCCGTCGCGTCGTGGGCGTCACGCTGGACAACCTGGAGCATCTCTCCAAGCACAGCAGGACGTGCGTTTTCTGGGAACTGGCACCTCACCTGCGCGAACAGGCCGAGGAGTACGGCGACACCGAGTTCGAGAAGGAAGCCTGGGTCTCCAGCGTCCTGCTCGAATGGGGTTCCTGTGGCCGTCTCATCTACTGCGACGGCATTCCGGCCGGTTCGGTGTTCTACGCGCCGCCTGCCGCTGTGCCGCGCAGTGCTGCCTTCCCCACCTCGCCGGTGAGTCCGGACGCGGTTCTCATGACGTCGCTGCACGTCCTCCCGGAGTTCCGCGGCGGAGGACTCGCGCGTGTGCTCGTGCAGGCCGTGGCGAAGGATCTGACCCGTCGTGGCGTGAAGGCCGTCGAGGCGTTCGGCGACATGCGCCCGGACGACGACGAACCGGGTTGCGTCACGCCGGCCGAGTTCCTCACGAGCGTCGGCTTCAAGACCGTGCGCCCACACCCGCGCTGGCCCCGGTTGCGCCTGGAGCTGCGCAGCGCCATCACCTGGAAGGAAGACGTCGAGGCCGCCCTCGAACGCCTCCTCAACAGCGTCACCGTCTCGACCGCGGAACCGAGCTTCCGCCCCGTCTGA
- the rsmG gene encoding 16S rRNA (guanine(527)-N(7))-methyltransferase RsmG, with product MAGELPDNAKLVFGEHVDRAAEFVRLLEEHGVERGLIGPREVDKIWDRHVLNSAVVEQVIQANERVVDVGSGAGLPGVPLAIARPDLRITLLEPMARRIAWLEEVTERLELSNVTVVRGRAEEGPVRDRLKNCDVVTARAVAPLDKLARWCLPLLKGGGRMVALKGERAQEELDRDGTAVRRLGGVNGHVVVVGADVLEVPTTVLIVERQTRRDR from the coding sequence ATGGCCGGGGAGTTGCCCGACAACGCGAAGCTCGTCTTCGGGGAGCACGTGGATCGTGCCGCCGAGTTCGTCAGGCTCTTGGAGGAGCACGGCGTGGAGCGTGGGCTCATCGGGCCCCGTGAGGTCGACAAGATCTGGGATCGGCACGTGCTCAACTCGGCGGTTGTCGAGCAGGTGATTCAGGCGAACGAACGCGTTGTCGACGTGGGTTCTGGTGCTGGGTTGCCGGGGGTGCCGTTGGCGATTGCGCGGCCCGATCTTCGGATCACGCTTCTCGAGCCGATGGCGCGCAGGATCGCGTGGCTTGAAGAGGTGACGGAGCGGCTCGAGCTGAGCAACGTGACGGTGGTGCGTGGGCGGGCTGAGGAAGGTCCGGTCAGGGATCGCCTCAAGAACTGCGATGTGGTGACCGCGCGGGCGGTGGCTCCGCTCGACAAGCTGGCGCGGTGGTGCCTTCCGCTTCTCAAGGGTGGGGGGCGGATGGTGGCGCTCAAGGGTGAGCGCGCGCAGGAGGAGTTGGACCGCGACGGGACGGCTGTGCGGCGCCTCGGGGGCGTCAACGGGCATGTGGTCGTCGTGGGAGCAGATGTACTTGAGGTACCGACGACGGTGCTCATCGTCGAGCGCCAGACCAGAAGGGATCGGTGA
- a CDS encoding D-alanine--D-alanine ligase family protein — protein sequence MADRVVAVLSGGLSHEREVSIRSGRRLSAALRSVGVTVEEWDADASLLTRLQDDRPDAVVVALHGGEGENGSVQAILEMLGVPYVGTDSRACRRAWDKPTAKAELARAGLATPEWVVLPHATFRELGARPVLDAMVSTLGLPMMLKPDQGGSALGAQVVRDAAELPPAMVGCLAYGDTVLAEQFISGVEVAVAVVDGPDGPTALPAVEIVPETGVYDYTARYTAGLTDFHAPARLDAAAAKAVGELAVAAHRLLGLRDVSRTDAVVAEDGTVYFLEVNVSPGLTETSLLPMAVEAAGQSLGEIYAGLIERAVAR from the coding sequence GTGGCTGACCGCGTGGTCGCTGTGCTGTCCGGTGGGCTCTCCCACGAACGCGAGGTCTCGATCCGCTCGGGTCGCCGGCTGTCGGCCGCCCTGCGGTCGGTGGGTGTGACCGTGGAGGAGTGGGACGCCGACGCCTCGTTGCTGACGCGGTTGCAGGACGACCGTCCGGACGCCGTCGTCGTGGCGTTGCACGGTGGTGAGGGCGAGAACGGTTCGGTGCAGGCGATCCTCGAGATGCTCGGGGTGCCGTACGTGGGCACCGACTCGCGCGCGTGCCGCCGGGCGTGGGACAAGCCGACCGCGAAGGCCGAGCTGGCCCGTGCCGGGCTCGCGACGCCGGAGTGGGTCGTCCTGCCGCACGCGACGTTCCGGGAGCTCGGCGCTCGCCCTGTGCTGGACGCGATGGTCTCGACGCTCGGTTTGCCGATGATGTTGAAGCCGGACCAGGGCGGGTCGGCGTTGGGCGCTCAGGTCGTGCGTGACGCCGCGGAGCTGCCGCCGGCGATGGTCGGGTGCCTCGCCTACGGCGACACCGTGCTGGCCGAGCAGTTCATCTCCGGTGTCGAGGTGGCGGTCGCGGTCGTCGACGGGCCGGACGGTCCCACGGCGCTGCCCGCCGTCGAGATCGTTCCGGAGACCGGGGTCTACGACTACACGGCTCGCTACACGGCGGGGCTGACCGACTTCCACGCGCCGGCTCGGCTGGACGCGGCGGCGGCCAAGGCGGTGGGGGAGCTCGCGGTGGCGGCGCACCGGTTGCTCGGGCTGCGGGACGTGTCGAGGACCGACGCGGTCGTGGCCGAGGACGGGACGGTCTACTTCCTCGAAGTGAACGTGTCGCCGGGGCTGACCGAGACGTCGCTCCTGCCGATGGCCGTCGAGGCGGCGGGGCAGTCGCTGGGCGAGATCTACGCCGGTTTGATCGAGCGTGCCGTCGCTCGTTGA
- the trxB gene encoding thioredoxin-disulfide reductase — protein sequence MSVRNVIIIGSGPAGYTAAVYAARAQLEPLVFEGSQYGGALMTTTEVENYPGFRDGIMGPELMEQMREQAQRFGAELRAEDVESVELTGEVKKVVANGVTYEAKAVILAMGAAARYLNIPGEQELLGRGVSACATCDGFFFRDHDIAVVGGGDTAMEEATFLTRFAKSVTVIHRREEFRASKVMLERARANEKIKWQLNTQVTDVLGDGTVSSIKVRDTQTGAESELPVTGFFLAIGHDPRSALVKGQIDLDEEGYVLTKGKTSYTNLDGVFAAGDLVDHEYRQAITAAGSGCSAAIDAERWLAEHGEEKAEIAAEAVGGGYGKSS from the coding sequence GTGAGCGTGCGCAACGTGATCATCATCGGATCGGGGCCTGCGGGCTACACCGCGGCGGTCTACGCCGCACGCGCGCAGCTCGAGCCCCTGGTCTTCGAGGGCTCGCAGTACGGCGGCGCCCTCATGACGACGACCGAGGTGGAGAACTACCCCGGTTTCCGCGACGGCATCATGGGCCCCGAGCTCATGGAGCAGATGCGTGAGCAGGCCCAGCGCTTCGGTGCCGAGCTGCGCGCGGAGGACGTCGAGTCGGTCGAGCTGACCGGCGAGGTCAAGAAGGTCGTCGCCAACGGCGTCACCTACGAGGCGAAGGCCGTCATCCTCGCGATGGGTGCCGCCGCCCGCTACCTGAACATCCCCGGTGAGCAGGAGCTGCTCGGCCGCGGTGTGTCGGCGTGTGCGACCTGCGACGGGTTCTTCTTCCGCGACCACGACATCGCGGTCGTCGGCGGCGGTGACACGGCGATGGAGGAGGCGACGTTCCTCACCCGTTTCGCCAAGTCGGTCACGGTCATCCACCGCCGTGAGGAGTTCCGCGCCTCCAAGGTCATGCTGGAGCGCGCCCGTGCCAACGAGAAGATCAAGTGGCAGCTGAACACGCAGGTCACCGACGTGCTGGGTGACGGCACCGTGTCCTCGATCAAGGTCAGGGACACCCAGACCGGCGCCGAGTCCGAGCTGCCCGTGACCGGCTTCTTCCTGGCGATCGGCCACGACCCGCGCTCGGCGCTGGTCAAGGGCCAGATCGACCTGGACGAGGAGGGGTACGTCCTCACCAAGGGCAAGACCTCCTACACGAACCTGGACGGGGTGTTCGCCGCCGGCGACCTCGTCGACCACGAGTACCGCCAGGCCATCACCGCCGCCGGCTCCGGCTGCAGCGCCGCGATCGACGCGGAGCGGTGGCTCGCCGAGCACGGCGAGGAGAAAGCCGAGATCGCCGCGGAGGCGGTCGGCGGCGGCTACGGCAAGAGCAGCTGA
- a CDS encoding N-acetylmuramoyl-L-alanine amidase: MQLLRRGDVGTDVAEIRSTLTRLGLLPPTDPQAPPVFDQQVEHAVRAFQQQRGLIIDGIVGPATYRALRDATFRLGDRPLAFLMSQPTTGDDVLMLQERLLELGYDAGRANGVFGQQTEHALRNFQRDYGLIVDGMCGPDTVRALRQLQPKVRGGRPVLLREQEQVRTAGSRLSGKRIVIDPGHGGQDHGVVVDGVSEADLMLDLARRLEGKMAATGMEALLTRGPANCPDEAERARFANEAGADLILSLHADGNSSPHAQGVATFHYGTGNGTSSTVGEALAGFIQREVTARTSMVNCGSHPKSWDLLRLTRCTAVRVEVGYLTNAEDRARLATPGFRDIVAEGILVAVKRLYLLGKDDQPTGTFTFNDLLRYEMSKTP, from the coding sequence ATGCAGCTGCTCCGCCGCGGGGACGTCGGAACTGATGTTGCCGAGATCCGGTCGACCCTGACCAGGCTCGGACTGCTTCCGCCGACCGACCCCCAGGCGCCGCCGGTGTTCGACCAGCAGGTCGAGCACGCCGTGCGCGCGTTCCAGCAGCAGCGGGGGCTGATCATCGACGGCATCGTCGGCCCGGCTACCTACCGTGCGCTGCGTGACGCCACGTTCCGGTTGGGGGACCGGCCGCTGGCGTTCCTGATGTCGCAGCCGACGACCGGTGACGACGTGCTGATGTTGCAGGAACGGTTGCTCGAGCTGGGCTATGACGCCGGCCGGGCGAACGGCGTGTTCGGTCAGCAGACCGAACACGCGCTGAGGAACTTCCAGCGCGACTACGGCCTGATCGTGGACGGCATGTGCGGTCCGGACACCGTGCGCGCGTTGCGGCAGCTCCAGCCGAAGGTCCGCGGCGGCCGTCCGGTGCTGCTGCGCGAGCAGGAGCAGGTCCGCACGGCCGGGTCGCGGCTATCGGGCAAGCGGATCGTCATCGACCCCGGTCACGGTGGTCAGGACCACGGCGTGGTCGTGGACGGCGTGTCCGAGGCCGACCTGATGCTGGACCTGGCCCGCCGCCTCGAGGGCAAGATGGCCGCGACCGGCATGGAGGCGCTGCTCACCCGTGGGCCCGCCAACTGCCCGGACGAGGCCGAGCGCGCGCGCTTCGCGAACGAGGCGGGCGCCGACCTGATCCTGTCGCTGCACGCGGACGGCAACTCCTCGCCGCACGCGCAGGGCGTGGCCACGTTCCACTACGGCACCGGCAACGGCACGTCGTCGACCGTGGGTGAGGCGCTGGCCGGGTTCATCCAGCGCGAGGTCACCGCCCGCACGTCGATGGTGAACTGCGGCTCGCACCCGAAGTCGTGGGACCTGCTGCGGCTCACCCGCTGCACGGCCGTCCGCGTCGAGGTGGGCTACCTGACGAACGCCGAGGACCGCGCGCGCCTGGCGACGCCCGGTTTCCGCGACATCGTGGCCGAGGGCATCCTCGTGGCCGTGAAGCGCCTTTACCTGCTCGGCAAGGACGACCAGCCGACGGGCACGTTCACGTTCAACGACCTGCTGCGCTACGAGATGTCGAAGACTCCGTAG
- the sigM gene encoding RNA polymerase sigma factor SigM, translated as MTAAASSDADLISAHAAGDPYAFSELVKRHRDRMWAVALRTLRDPEEAADALQEAFISAFRAASSFRAESQVTTWLHRIVVNACLDRMRRRQTRPTVPLPEAGPGEPVAPRDAMSDRETSLIVQQALMELPEEQRAPIVLVDVEGYSVAETAKLLGIAEGTVKSRCARGRAKLAKVLGHLRNRIADANVPADGVNVQEQRQWEGR; from the coding sequence GTGACCGCCGCAGCCAGCTCGGACGCCGATCTCATCTCGGCCCACGCCGCAGGTGACCCCTACGCGTTCTCGGAGCTGGTGAAACGGCACCGCGACCGGATGTGGGCGGTGGCGTTGCGGACGCTGCGCGACCCGGAGGAGGCGGCGGACGCTCTCCAGGAGGCGTTCATCTCGGCCTTCCGCGCGGCGTCGTCGTTCCGCGCTGAGTCACAGGTGACCACCTGGCTTCACCGGATCGTGGTCAACGCGTGCCTCGACCGGATGAGACGGCGACAAACAAGACCGACAGTGCCGCTGCCCGAGGCCGGTCCCGGCGAGCCCGTCGCGCCCCGTGACGCGATGAGCGACCGCGAGACGAGCCTCATCGTGCAGCAAGCGCTGATGGAGCTGCCGGAGGAGCAGCGCGCCCCCATCGTGCTGGTCGACGTCGAGGGCTACTCCGTCGCCGAGACGGCGAAGCTCCTCGGCATCGCGGAGGGCACGGTCAAGAGCAGGTGTGCGCGGGGTCGCGCCAAGCTCGCCAAAGTTCTCGGGCACCTCAGGAACCGAATCGCAGATGCGAACGTCCCAGCTGACGGTGTGAATGTGCAAGAGCAACGTCAGTGGGAGGGCCGATGA